The following DNA comes from Primulina eburnea isolate SZY01 unplaced genomic scaffold, ASM2296580v1 ctg443_ERROPOS1800000, whole genome shotgun sequence.
AAAAGAATCGAGCAACTTTCCTAGAAATCCCTTTTGCTTCTCCGTAGGTTCAATTGGGGAGTTTGATAATTCCGTCTACCCGGTTTTGAATCTGAACACGGTGTTGTGTTCCTCTCGTCGACATCTGTAacaggatgtaagttttattacgtttggacatgttttgaaattatgctattgtcagaattgaatggaattcatatatgatgttcttgacatgttagacataatagaatcgaagtcagattaagaaacggactgattatggaattgttatgaatttttagggtatattgaattatatcagacagatttgaattgtgattggattacggattgtattggatatgtgttatggattgtaactgttatctgggatatggtattgacggggatactgagtttgtaccgttatgccgatgattttgaattaaatccagattgatcagattgttattgatttgagaggtatattgatatgaaattattggtattgtcattgccagacagactgtgaattcaggatctttgactgagccagaaaccgacgaaagaaaggtataagtcaatgtggtattgggagatgaacttgagtcggtttagacttgggtttccctaaatcacatactttactttattgcattgatttcgcacgtgttaattgatatacttgctctcttgatatatagatagcATGTATCagattacttgttctcttgatagataaacaacatgtatcagtcgagtaatcttgtgacaaccgtgcctgatagtggatgggatcaccacgggcacattgcacaatgtcacaagatagtatagaaatcttgggacggaagtgcctgatagtggcagggatcgccacaggcacattgcacgatgtctcaagataggatgctagcgatagagctacagtccatgacggttaggtcaggacaccggatgttggttatatcgagtaaataggattgaaattcttctattacggaattcgatataggaacaccatatttggttatatcgagtaattggaacagagttccttctattacggaattcgatataggaataccacatctggaaaccaggatccctagactaggattgagtctagtctgaattgtagaattgtaattatgtttcagatttggatacatattactgttacctgattacatgctttatatttgtttatatgattgcatgtttcgttgatttatactgggatttattctcactggagttatccggcctgttgtcttgtctgtatgtgtacatgacaacatgtgggacaggatcagggtccaggagatgaggagagatcgtgattagagtggaggctccggacttggattagagatagggttggacacttgacattagttgttaaaccttagtttattttgaatgcatgcagtacaatgacttgtattgtattttatactgatatgtatatgagtttgatctcactacgttccgcatttaaaaaaaaaaaaatttagaccctgttttaattgattaattagtcccaattatgattaagaacttgattagcgtccgggtccccacaatcatCATTccacatttataaaaaaatctcGCTTCATGAATATAATCGAATTAGCACTTCAAATATGGAGTTATCGGTAAGCTGAGTTTTTGTGACAATTTTCTtagaaattatataatttataatgCTTATTTGAAAACTAACCTGCTACGATGTTTATATAAAATAAGATCAGAGAGAAGTTAAAAATATAGACATTTTAGGtattaaaaactattttttattatcataattCAAAAAAATGAATATCATGACAATGTAAAACTAATATAAACAAATGTTTCTCTATATATTTTGGGATTTGTGTCATTGAATTTTCAGAGGATAATTTTGGGACATATAAATTTGTGGTAATATTTGATCTTCCATGTTATTAAAATAACATCTTACAGAATAAGTTTGTGCCAAACAGTTTGTtctcaaataattttattattatttttaaaaaaattacaagccctcattgtttttttttttttgttttttggcaaaaacttgtgtgagacggtctcacgggtcatattcgtgagacggatctcttatttgggtcacccatgaaaaagtattactttttatgctaagagtattactttttattgtgaatatgggtagggttgacccgtctcacggattatgatccgtgagacgatctcacatgagactcactcttgttttttttttgttttgttttagaGAATTGATTTTTTATTGACTTCAAACGTTCAACCAATTCTATCATACAAAAAACAGAAGCAAACCAGGAGTATATAAAATGAAGGCGTATCTCTATTTTAAGAAACCCGTTTTATCTTTTAAATTCTAAATGTTCGAGAAGTTAGTTTTGAGTTGAAAGACAATGTATTTTTACCGCTTAAAAGTGTGTGACAATCGGATAATATATAACAAACCACAGTTTATTATTTCAAGAAACTATTGTCGATAGACtgataaaaacaaaatattttccatTCTCATTAGCTTGTATATCAGATTCAGGATCGAACAATGGGAAAGAAAtattttgcaatttttttttataatatgtgATACCTTTGTCCCACGtcttgaaatttaaatatttaaaattagtttataaTATACTTCTATCATAACTTGGGTtaaatcattttcgtaaagtgtCACACAAGCGCAGGCCTGGGATCGAGGCGTGACATAATATTTCTAATTAATGACTTGCAACTCTTTTTTAACTTTTCATAATAATCCAGATGATTCTTCCACCCACAATGACATAGTTAATATTCATCTTGGTGATATTTGTTAGTTTTAGGTGAACCAAGAATAAAATTCTTGTTTTAGTCCAAAATAATGTATGGGATATTTGATGTAACACTGTAACATAACATCATAAGTTATATCAACAATTATATAACATGaacataatatttatattagttCATCCCAAAATTAGGCTACATCAACTTTAAACCTTTCGTTGAAatcattttttattaataacagAAAAGACGAGAGAATTGAGAACACagattatttctctcaaaacatTATGATTTTAATATCCAATTTCTCTCCACTAATATTATTCATTTCAAGGATACATATTCCTTAATAAATCTGACAATAAATCCTCTATTTCATTTCTACACTTCTGGTTGTAGATGAGATGATTTTGTTTTTGGTGTGATTTTGAAATAAATAATGAATGAATATTTATATGTGAAATTTAGGGaataaaacataatttttttatttaatcaaaCCAACCATTTTTTACTACCTCAAACAATGTGTTGATTTGTTGTTTGTTGAATTCGTAAGGTGGTTTGAATATTAGCAAATAAAACATTGAAGTACAGAAAAATCCAGATAAACAAGAAGCTAATTGACAGATAGACATAACAATCGTATATAAGAGAACGACATTTCAGATATAACCACCAAAACAAGAAATTAAGTGAATGAAAGCTTTGCAATGAATGTGTAAGATCAATTTCCACATAAACAAGAGAGAAGTAATGGAGTTCCATCTTCATTGCTAGCATGTGACAGCAAGTCCCGACTCAATGTTCTTTCATCCGCCCACGATCCCGATTGAGGAGGAGCTACACGCCCTCCATCGAACAAAGGGTTCGAGTCCGAATCGTGAGCAAAATCGTCGGCTCCATATGCGAGGGGACTCGGGTTTGGTCTTCTGTAGTTGGTGGCAGCTGCTCTCCTCTCTGTTTCAAGAAAATGGCCGAGGGACGTGTTCATGCTCACAGCATCAGTGTTCTGCCTGGAACAAAGGGATAAAAACCATGTTCTGGATCTGTAATTCTTCTTGTTTCGAATGGTGGGTTCGGGTAGTCGTCCCCGTGCGGATCTTCGGGAGAGCTCGAGGATGTTGGAAATGCCGATGAGGGTGCCTAAAGTGATGCTTTTGTCGTGGAAGAAGGAGCCAGTTGACTGCAAGAGATGAGGGACAGCATTTCGATCAATCTTGTTACAccattaaaaatatcatgagaaTCCTAATTAAAGTACTTCTCCTTCAACATACAATTGAAAAATAATCCCGATCAAattaagtttttgaaaataaatctcCTAAAATATGTTTGATGTATTAAAATACAAGTTCactatctattttttttttctaccaCAAGATAATGAACCACTTACTCCATTATCTATTTGTTTTCACAAAAATAATATGTTACACATACGGATGCATGTGTTTGTGGTAGCTTCTAGAATGATTAAAAATTATCTATGACAAgttaaataacaaaaacataaatcaaaacTAACGAAATGGATTAATTGTGGATTATCATCACAATTTGCTTCTTATTATATGATCTCACGTCTTTTATGAAATCAAACCcacaaattttatatattttgaaaatgtttCACTGAAGCAGGGAaggatatataatatataaaaaatataacgaAGTGAGACTGCACAGTCCAAGAAATCAAGGGCATAATTGAAGGCCATGTGAAAAGAGCAAAGTGCGTCTGCTGCAGCTTTCGACTTTTAATGTGGCAGAGGACCCAATATATGTATATCTGACACACTTGTAGACCACCGATTATACATAAAGAATTAGATGCCAATTCTTTCAGTAAAGAGTTTGTTTTTGACCCAATTTATTTGATTTGTCACccacaaaataaaaagaaagggaaCATAATAAGTAAACCAGTTATGGTTACCCACAAATAGTTCGAACGGGCGACCTTTAATATGTCTTGATTGATAGTCCTATAATCGACGACGACAGAGAAAAGGAAATTTTCCAGAGACGCATTGGAGATAATACAGAAAGATAACAGATATTCTCATATATTTCGTGTGCATAAACACAATTTTAACattaaacaattatttattttactattACTGGAAGAAGATAGAACACAGTCCCACTTCTTACGACCATGAATGCATTCTATAGATGATGGTAAAtataatggttttttttttcttttttaaatgaacggaaaataaaatataagaagAAAAAAGGTAACTAACGAGGGTGTCAAGATCGGAAGAAGAATCAGAAGAAGAGAGTGGGGAGCGAGTGAGCAAAGTGTTGAAAGAGTGGGAAGCATTAAGCTCGCGATTTCTGAGTGGTTGCAGGCCCAGTGGCCACCCTTCTTCCTGAACAACATCAAATTTCATTTGTGATATGAATATATACGCAAGATATACAGTACATTtgtgcacacacacacacatatatacctGTTCAGCCATTGGGCGTGTtgcctcctcctcctcctcctcctcctccctcCTCAAGATAGCGGTGGGGTGAAGGAGCTAGCTATTTATTGGGAGGCGAGGTGGCTTCATTCCATTTCAAGGGAAAGAGTTACCAGTTTTTCTGGAGTAGAAAAAGAAATGGTATGAGTGGAGCAAGACGCTGGATTTGGGGTTTATTTATGGTATATGCCTCCTACTGTATATATCACTAATTTCGTTTATCTGTTACATCTACAAACATTAATGATAAATTCAAAGTATAGAGATTTTTGAcaattgatatttttatatCGGTGTGAAATTGAAAAgttttctaatatttttgtaTCTgtgtttggatttttttttattaatatactAAAAGTTAGTTACAACAGAGTTTAAGTTTAACTTTTaatgaataatatatataattaattaatgaatctttatatattatatgttgtcTCAGAGTATACGAATGAATCTTTATTGGAGAATATGTATGTTACtttgataatatatttaaaGCCACGAGGTTTTATACCTATTTTTCTCATTGTAATTTTGGTTATGATAAATGAAATCTTATAATTCTATCTAATacataaaaaattcaattacCAAACGAATCTCACATCTATCACGATTTTCGTTCATGCATCATGAAATAATGGGATCGCACGCTTGGCAAAAACAAAAGCATTTCGAATCATGTTGACTACAAAAGTTGGGACAAAGGAGGATTTTAGTAGTCTTCATTCAAATTTATAATAGTGACTTCACTCTAGATATCATTGCGTCGTACTTAATAATTACCATATAAATCCTCCCAATTTGatgttaaatatatattatgtaaTATAATTGATTGAATCAATGTTTTGATAGCATATTACAATTAACAGACTAAACGTTTCTCAATCGGTGCAACATACATTTTTTGTGCACACATTACGTGTTTGtattatgtttttttaattttttttaaagtttcatCTATTATTGTAATTAATTCCTGAAATACGGAtgatttcgattttttttttaccataagTGAAAGATAACTAATATGTTAATTATCCAAGTCGACAAGGATGATACGACACTTTCACTAATTTGCGGAATTTTCAATCAAGAAAAAATagtatattttttttctaaCCAATCAATGTCAGAACAATGAGGGCCTATGAAAACAAATGAACCATCCAAAAAAGGGTGTGAATTGATTGGGTTTGACTAAAGATTCCATCGAACAAATCAATTTGCTAAATGTGAGCGACGGGTTCTCTTTTACATGAGAAATAAactttatatattaaattttattgaaACTCAGATTTCATATCCCAAACTgcggtttatttcatcctatcTTTGTGGACATTGTCCCATGATAAGATGAATAGTTAAGATTTACCTATGCATATATAAGACccattttttgtttaaaattgtaTGTGTGGTAAGACCTTATCCGTTAAAATGAAGTGAGGTATGCTGTATCGGAGTACTGTGTTGATTCTATCCTACATGTAGGGGCATTACCTCATGATAGAATCAAGGGTCCAAATTTAACCACATATACATGTGgtccaataatttttttaaaatcacatatgtgTGTGAATCATGTCCATCCAAATCATGCGAGGACAGTGCCCCCCACATGTAGCATCGAAGCTACCGGAGTACTGAGTACTGAACTCCAGAATCCACAGTAATAACTATTTTTTAAGGATGGGTTTATCTGATCGGTATAGCCAGTTCTGTGTAGAGAAGGCAATCCACTCCGACATTTTATTTCATATCCCAAAATGCATATATCAAGTCTATAATTCATTTTATGTAAAAATGTGGATTTTCCCTCTCCTATAAAAACCCAATTATATAAAACCTAAAAACAAACGTCATCGTATTATCAAATATTTGTCGTTTTATCGAAAATATATAGCTGACAGTAATTATGCAACTCAAATATGTTAAACTGTGAAAAGTCTAAACACCAGGTGTTGACAACTCTCATAGCATGAACAATACAATTCCAAATCGTATTCATCACAATCTATGAAATCGACGCGTGACAACTGAATGATCAAACACATGTcattttaccaaaagttataacaAATGATAACTTTACAACTCATATATTTTAAACCGTAAAACAACTCAAGCGCCATGATTTGATAGCTCTAGCAGTGACAATTATTGTACCTCATTTAGGTTGTGCTTGGATGGAAGAATATGAATTTAAGAAAGTATTTGAAGAGGAAGTTTGAAATGACTAATTGTTCATATGTATTTGAAATCTACCAtaattgtttaaaatataaCTATTTAGGATTTAAAAATCATTGCTAGTAAATTTGTCCAAACAAACCAATTGattttttatcataaatttgaaaattttaactttaaatctATCAATAAAAATGCATATCTACACTCTCAGTTacgtttttttttctattttctgCAATCACTAGGTTGAACATCCGAGAGGCTTTGTCGGAAACCACACCATCTCATCGCCTCTTTGTTCATGATACTTCATGTTATTATTGCCcaaaaaaatcaacaaaaatattgtttgcaccaaaaaaataaagaaattttGCAAataagtatatcaatcaaacaaTGCACCGCATATAATCtcaaatctatcaacaatacATAATATTCTAATTTAATAGCCTGCGTGAAAATCATAATTCACAAAATTAATATTGTTATTATTTCACAGCCAACTCCTATGAATGAAGAGGCATCcagcattttttttttaaaaaaaaataaaaactatcaGGCACGAAGGTCGAAGTTTAGCGTCGGTGGAATAATTGAAATAATTGTCGA
Coding sequences within:
- the LOC140821166 gene encoding uncharacterized protein, which gives rise to MAEQEEGWPLGLQPLRNRELNASHSFNTLLTRSPLSSSDSSSDLDTLSTGSFFHDKSITLGTLIGISNILELSRRSARGRLPEPTIRNKKNYRSRTWFLSLCSRQNTDAVSMNTSLGHFLETERRAAATNYRRPNPSPLAYGADDFAHDSDSNPLFDGGRVAPPQSGSWADERTLSRDLLSHASNEDGTPLLLSCLCGN